A genomic window from Coccinella septempunctata chromosome 9, icCocSept1.1, whole genome shotgun sequence includes:
- the LOC123320213 gene encoding myotubularin-related protein 3 isoform X2, whose translation MDNTDQPNSICQVERIEMYQLPPTDPKLSLPFNLLEGEAVEHHGTSRDGLILITNYRLYLQITRNHHHVPLGLIETVEQKELFYLYIGCKDCRTYKCTFENNESCLEWYDKILKAAEPPKQLNQLFAFFHFAHFKGSEDRVQKPYCFDLNSFTMEMERLQFEKSLWRISRVNVNYEVCSSYPPYLLVPKDIDDEELKKVSKFRSSQRIPAVVWRHTKNGAVVARCSQPEVGWFGWRGEEDEKLLQLISKSIDSSKQEKKVGFGLVIVLFVTLRFFLQVLILDARSYAIAVANRARGGGCECPEYYSNCEIQFMNLANIHSIRKSFQALRLLCTSSSDQTWHSQLENTKWLQHMSGLMKAAVTLVTAVDSDARSVMVHCSDGWDRTPQIVALAELLLDPYYRTVDGFRVLIEREWLAFGHKFADRCGHSTGSEDLNERCPVFLQWLDCVHQLLKQFPCDFEFSEAYLVKLAQHIYSNLFGTFLCNTLQDRLKIVNNRTFSVWEFLNSPRFKNHLYEPSGNFTTPKVIWPQTNVRDLYLWREVYLGTMEANFRAECGSESCPGPPDILAYHMTKTRSYNDLAAMSDCYQGHFRRSSDPSLNIEKKLNSVSLQEAQQPSLTHENGVQAPKDASELEESADFAFEKVATKAAAEEEPLQNGHGDVAKEITNGGSVNGEEELLNGDPFLFDNVVTADVKSVVDNGERDVTDCGRTKIDEEEVVDESVAFCGERCVESEPIPVPSKRDASDKSIETSSETLVLDNMLCSSSPRDINGFEKINAPSLPIDIPTSKRSCDNGGVISLNSNHFAEQLNLSSSELSNSPLFSRTSSSNGWDNTLSSLQRQNTCQYVQYHLGEDGLIPLRSYIQERITKIIEEGKKKEEKLEKEIHTYRQVLINQWCLKCCGEKIDDNGSVIESVGSAGEGEASAVESLPSDKSWENLEYAMYSEMQGIKWVPDHAVTRCTNCNIKFWIGKRKHHCRKCGNIFCADCSENSTPLPSEQLYDPVRVCTGCYNKLQRDCTEMPSQCKQGACAQTTNNTQIAASSN comes from the exons ATGGACAACACAGATCAGCCCAATTCCATCTGCCAGGTGGAACGCATCGAGATGTACCAGTTACCCCCCACAGATCCGAAGCTCTCCCTCCCGTTCAACCTCCTCGAAGGGGAGGCTGTAGAGCATCACGGTACATCCAGGGACGGCCTCATCCTGATCACGAACTACAGGCTGTACCTCCAGATAACCAGGAACCATCACCACGTGCCCCTGGGGCTCATCGAGACAGTCGAGCAGAAAGAACTTTTCTATTTGTACATAGGCTGCAAGGATTGCAGGACGTATAA GTGCACGTTTGAGAATAACGAATCTTGCCTGGAGTGGTACGATAAGATACTTAAGGCTGCCGAGCCCCCCAAACAGCTGAATCAGCTGTTTGCGTTCTTCCACTTTGCCCATTTCAAAGGCAGCGAGGATCGAGTCCAGAAGCCTTATTGCTTCGATTTGAACAGCTTCACGATGGAG aTGGAAAGACTGCAGTTTGAGAAATCGTTGTGGAGGATAAGCAGGGTGAACGTGAATTACGAGGTTTGCTCCTCGTATCCCCCATACCTTCTGGTGCCCAAAGATATCGACGATGAAGAACTGAAGAAGGTGTCAAAATTCAGGAGTTCCCAAAGGATCCCGGCTGTGGTTTGGAG GCACACTAAAAATGGGGCTGTTGTTGCCAGATGTAGTCAACCGGAGGTCGGTTGGTTCGGATGGAGGGGCGAAGAAGACGAGAAGCTGTTACAGTTGATCTCCAAGAGTATAGACAGCAGTAAACAGGAGAAGAAGGTTGGTTTTGGACTGGTTATCGTCTTGTTTGTAACCTTGAGGTTTTTTTTGCAGGTTTTGATCTTGGACGCTCGTTCCTACGCCATCGCTGTCGCCAATAGGGCCAGAGGTGGGGGTTGTGAGTGTCCCGAGTACTACTCGAACTGCGAGATACAATTTATGAACCTGGCCAATATACATTCCATCCGTAAGAGTTTCCAGGCTTTGAGACTGCTGTGCACCTCCAGCTCTGATCAAAC GTGGCACAGCCAACTTGAGAACACGAAGTGGCTGCAGCACATGTCCGGTCTGATGAAGGCGGCCGTAACCTTGGTCACAGCGGTAGATTCCGACGCCAGGTCGGTCATGGTGCATTGTTCCGACGGTTGGGACAGGACCCCACAGATTGTGGCTCTTGCGGAGCTTCTACTGGACCCTTATTACAGGACGGTGGAT GGTTTTCGTGTACTCATCGAGAGAGAATGGTTGGCCTTCGGTCACAAATTCGCAGATCGTTGTGGACATTCCACCGGTAGCGAGGACCTTAACGAGAGGTGTCCGGTGTTCTTGCAATGGCTGGATTGCGTCCATCAACTGTTGAAACAGTTCCCCTGCGATTTCGAATTTTCCGAAGCTTATTTG GTTAAACTGGCACAACACATATACTCCAATCTGTTCGGTACGTTCCTGTGCAACACCCTCCAGGACAGACTGAAGATCGTCAACAACAGGACTTTTTCCGTTTGGGAGTTCCTGAATTCCCCCAGGTTCAAAAATCACCTGTACGAACCATCCGGCAACTTTACCACACCGAAG GTCATATGGCCCCAGACCAACGTCAGAGACCTCTATCTGTGGAGGGAGGTTTATCTGGGGACTATGGAGGCTAATTTCAGGGCCGAGTGCGGCTCCGAGTCCTGCCCCGGACCGCCCGACATCCTGGCCTATCACATGACCAAGACCAGGTCGTATAACGACCTGGCAGCCATGTCCGATTGTTACCAGGGTCACTTTAGACGAAGCAGCGATCCTAGTTTGAATATCGAAAA GAAGCTGAACTCGGTGTCGCTCCAGGAGGCGCAGCAGCCGTCCCTGACGCACGAGAACGGCGTCCAGGCGCCGAAGGACGCCTCCGAGCTGGAGGAATCGGCTGATTTCGCGTTCGAGAAGGTGGCGACCAAGGCGGCGGCGGAGGAGGAGCCGCTGCAGAACGGTCACGGGGACGTCGCGAAGGAGATCACGAACGGAGGTTCCGTGAACGGAGAGGAAGAGCTGTTGAACGGCGATCCTTTCCTTTTTGACAACGTGGTGACGGCGGACGTCAAGAGTGTCGTCGATAACGGGGAGCGCGACGTTACCGACTGCGGTAGAACTAAGATTGATGAGGAGGAGGTGGTGGACGAGAGTGTCGCGTTTTGTGGCGAGAGGTGCGTGGAGTCCGAGCCCATACCGGTGCCCTCGAAGAGGGACGCGTCCGATAAGTCGATCGAGACCAGTTCGGAGACTCTTGTTTTGGACAATATGTTGTGTAG TTCATCGCCCAGAGATATAAACGGATTCGAAAAAATCAATGCACCCTCGCTGCCCATCGATATACCCACGAGTAAAAGGAGCTGTGATAACGGCGGCGTTATTAGCTTAAACAG TAACCATTTCGCCGAACAATTGAACCTGAGCTCTTCGGAACTGTCCAATTCTCCTTTGTTCTCGAGGACGTCCAGCAGCAACGGCTGGGACAACACGCTGAGCAGCCTGCAGAGGCAGAACACCTGCCAGTACGTCCAGTACCACCTGGGGGAAGACGGACTGATACCCCTCAGGTCCTACATACAGGAGAGGATAACGAAGATCATCGAGGAGGGAAAG AAGAAGGAGGAGAAGCTGGAGAAGGAGATACACACCTACAGGCAGGTCCTGATCAACCAGTGGTGTCTCAAGTGCTGCGGCGAGAAGATCGACGACAAC GGGTCGGTTATTGAGTCTGTTGGTTCGGCAGGTGAGGGCGAGGCCTCCGCTGTGGAATCCCTACCGTCAGACAAGTCGTGGGAGAACCTCGAGTACGCCATGTACAGCGAGATGCAGGGGATCAAGTGGGTGCCAGATCACGCGGTCACCAGATGTACGAACTGCAACATCAAGTTTTGGATAGGGAAGAGGAAGCACCACTGTAG AAAATGCGGTAACATATTCTGCGCGGACTGTTCGGAGAACAGCACCCCCTTACCCTCGGAGCAGCTCTACGACCCGGTGCGGGTGTGCACGGGCTGTTACAACAAACTACAAAGAGACTGTACAGAGATGCCGAGTCAATGCAAGCAGGGCGCGTGCGCCCAGACGACAAACAACACCCAGATCGCGGCGTCGAGCAACTAA
- the LOC123320213 gene encoding myotubularin-related protein 3 isoform X3 yields MGSNKRVFFRNVLIRRTMDNTDQPNSICQVERIEMYQLPPTDPKLSLPFNLLEGEAVEHHGTSRDGLILITNYRLYLQITRNHHHVPLGLIETVEQKELFYLYIGCKDCRTYKCTFENNESCLEWYDKILKAAEPPKQLNQLFAFFHFAHFKGSEDRVQKPYCFDLNSFTMEMERLQFEKSLWRISRVNVNYEVCSSYPPYLLVPKDIDDEELKKVSKFRSSQRIPAVVWRHTKNGAVVARCSQPEVGWFGWRGEEDEKLLQLISKSIDSSKQEKKVLILDARSYAIAVANRARGGGCECPEYYSNCEIQFMNLANIHSIRKSFQALRLLCTSSSDQTWHSQLENTKWLQHMSGLMKAAVTLVTAVDSDARSVMVHCSDGWDRTPQIVALAELLLDPYYRTVDGFRVLIEREWLAFGHKFADRCGHSTGSEDLNERCPVFLQWLDCVHQLLKQFPCDFEFSEAYLVKLAQHIYSNLFGTFLCNTLQDRLKIVNNRTFSVWEFLNSPRFKNHLYEPSGNFTTPKVIWPQTNVRDLYLWREVYLGTMEANFRAECGSESCPGPPDILAYHMTKTRSYNDLAAMSDCYQGHFRRSSDPSLNIEKKLNSVSLQEAQQPSLTHENGVQAPKDASELEESADFAFEKVATKAAAEEEPLQNGHGDVAKEITNGGSVNGEEELLNGDPFLFDNVVTADVKSVVDNGERDVTDCGRTKIDEEEVVDESVAFCGERCVESEPIPVPSKRDASDKSIETSSETLVLDNMLCSSSPRDINGFEKINAPSLPIDIPTSKRSCDNGGVISLNSNHFAEQLNLSSSELSNSPLFSRTSSSNGWDNTLSSLQRQNTCQYVQYHLGEDGLIPLRSYIQERITKIIEEGKKKEEKLEKEIHTYRQVLINQWCLKCCGEKIDDNGSVIESVGSAGEGEASAVESLPSDKSWENLEYAMYSEMQGIKWVPDHAVTRCTNCNIKFWIGKRKHHCRKCGNIFCADCSENSTPLPSEQLYDPVRVCTGCYNKLQRDCTEMPSQCKQGACAQTTNNTQIAASSN; encoded by the exons ATGGGTTCGAATAAAAGGGTGTTTTTTCGAAATGTTCTCATTAG gaGAACCATGGACAACACAGATCAGCCCAATTCCATCTGCCAGGTGGAACGCATCGAGATGTACCAGTTACCCCCCACAGATCCGAAGCTCTCCCTCCCGTTCAACCTCCTCGAAGGGGAGGCTGTAGAGCATCACGGTACATCCAGGGACGGCCTCATCCTGATCACGAACTACAGGCTGTACCTCCAGATAACCAGGAACCATCACCACGTGCCCCTGGGGCTCATCGAGACAGTCGAGCAGAAAGAACTTTTCTATTTGTACATAGGCTGCAAGGATTGCAGGACGTATAA GTGCACGTTTGAGAATAACGAATCTTGCCTGGAGTGGTACGATAAGATACTTAAGGCTGCCGAGCCCCCCAAACAGCTGAATCAGCTGTTTGCGTTCTTCCACTTTGCCCATTTCAAAGGCAGCGAGGATCGAGTCCAGAAGCCTTATTGCTTCGATTTGAACAGCTTCACGATGGAG aTGGAAAGACTGCAGTTTGAGAAATCGTTGTGGAGGATAAGCAGGGTGAACGTGAATTACGAGGTTTGCTCCTCGTATCCCCCATACCTTCTGGTGCCCAAAGATATCGACGATGAAGAACTGAAGAAGGTGTCAAAATTCAGGAGTTCCCAAAGGATCCCGGCTGTGGTTTGGAG GCACACTAAAAATGGGGCTGTTGTTGCCAGATGTAGTCAACCGGAGGTCGGTTGGTTCGGATGGAGGGGCGAAGAAGACGAGAAGCTGTTACAGTTGATCTCCAAGAGTATAGACAGCAGTAAACAGGAGAAGAAG GTTTTGATCTTGGACGCTCGTTCCTACGCCATCGCTGTCGCCAATAGGGCCAGAGGTGGGGGTTGTGAGTGTCCCGAGTACTACTCGAACTGCGAGATACAATTTATGAACCTGGCCAATATACATTCCATCCGTAAGAGTTTCCAGGCTTTGAGACTGCTGTGCACCTCCAGCTCTGATCAAAC GTGGCACAGCCAACTTGAGAACACGAAGTGGCTGCAGCACATGTCCGGTCTGATGAAGGCGGCCGTAACCTTGGTCACAGCGGTAGATTCCGACGCCAGGTCGGTCATGGTGCATTGTTCCGACGGTTGGGACAGGACCCCACAGATTGTGGCTCTTGCGGAGCTTCTACTGGACCCTTATTACAGGACGGTGGAT GGTTTTCGTGTACTCATCGAGAGAGAATGGTTGGCCTTCGGTCACAAATTCGCAGATCGTTGTGGACATTCCACCGGTAGCGAGGACCTTAACGAGAGGTGTCCGGTGTTCTTGCAATGGCTGGATTGCGTCCATCAACTGTTGAAACAGTTCCCCTGCGATTTCGAATTTTCCGAAGCTTATTTG GTTAAACTGGCACAACACATATACTCCAATCTGTTCGGTACGTTCCTGTGCAACACCCTCCAGGACAGACTGAAGATCGTCAACAACAGGACTTTTTCCGTTTGGGAGTTCCTGAATTCCCCCAGGTTCAAAAATCACCTGTACGAACCATCCGGCAACTTTACCACACCGAAG GTCATATGGCCCCAGACCAACGTCAGAGACCTCTATCTGTGGAGGGAGGTTTATCTGGGGACTATGGAGGCTAATTTCAGGGCCGAGTGCGGCTCCGAGTCCTGCCCCGGACCGCCCGACATCCTGGCCTATCACATGACCAAGACCAGGTCGTATAACGACCTGGCAGCCATGTCCGATTGTTACCAGGGTCACTTTAGACGAAGCAGCGATCCTAGTTTGAATATCGAAAA GAAGCTGAACTCGGTGTCGCTCCAGGAGGCGCAGCAGCCGTCCCTGACGCACGAGAACGGCGTCCAGGCGCCGAAGGACGCCTCCGAGCTGGAGGAATCGGCTGATTTCGCGTTCGAGAAGGTGGCGACCAAGGCGGCGGCGGAGGAGGAGCCGCTGCAGAACGGTCACGGGGACGTCGCGAAGGAGATCACGAACGGAGGTTCCGTGAACGGAGAGGAAGAGCTGTTGAACGGCGATCCTTTCCTTTTTGACAACGTGGTGACGGCGGACGTCAAGAGTGTCGTCGATAACGGGGAGCGCGACGTTACCGACTGCGGTAGAACTAAGATTGATGAGGAGGAGGTGGTGGACGAGAGTGTCGCGTTTTGTGGCGAGAGGTGCGTGGAGTCCGAGCCCATACCGGTGCCCTCGAAGAGGGACGCGTCCGATAAGTCGATCGAGACCAGTTCGGAGACTCTTGTTTTGGACAATATGTTGTGTAG TTCATCGCCCAGAGATATAAACGGATTCGAAAAAATCAATGCACCCTCGCTGCCCATCGATATACCCACGAGTAAAAGGAGCTGTGATAACGGCGGCGTTATTAGCTTAAACAG TAACCATTTCGCCGAACAATTGAACCTGAGCTCTTCGGAACTGTCCAATTCTCCTTTGTTCTCGAGGACGTCCAGCAGCAACGGCTGGGACAACACGCTGAGCAGCCTGCAGAGGCAGAACACCTGCCAGTACGTCCAGTACCACCTGGGGGAAGACGGACTGATACCCCTCAGGTCCTACATACAGGAGAGGATAACGAAGATCATCGAGGAGGGAAAG AAGAAGGAGGAGAAGCTGGAGAAGGAGATACACACCTACAGGCAGGTCCTGATCAACCAGTGGTGTCTCAAGTGCTGCGGCGAGAAGATCGACGACAAC GGGTCGGTTATTGAGTCTGTTGGTTCGGCAGGTGAGGGCGAGGCCTCCGCTGTGGAATCCCTACCGTCAGACAAGTCGTGGGAGAACCTCGAGTACGCCATGTACAGCGAGATGCAGGGGATCAAGTGGGTGCCAGATCACGCGGTCACCAGATGTACGAACTGCAACATCAAGTTTTGGATAGGGAAGAGGAAGCACCACTGTAG AAAATGCGGTAACATATTCTGCGCGGACTGTTCGGAGAACAGCACCCCCTTACCCTCGGAGCAGCTCTACGACCCGGTGCGGGTGTGCACGGGCTGTTACAACAAACTACAAAGAGACTGTACAGAGATGCCGAGTCAATGCAAGCAGGGCGCGTGCGCCCAGACGACAAACAACACCCAGATCGCGGCGTCGAGCAACTAA
- the LOC123320213 gene encoding myotubularin-related protein 3 isoform X1, with product MGSNKRVFFRNVLIRRTMDNTDQPNSICQVERIEMYQLPPTDPKLSLPFNLLEGEAVEHHGTSRDGLILITNYRLYLQITRNHHHVPLGLIETVEQKELFYLYIGCKDCRTYKCTFENNESCLEWYDKILKAAEPPKQLNQLFAFFHFAHFKGSEDRVQKPYCFDLNSFTMEMERLQFEKSLWRISRVNVNYEVCSSYPPYLLVPKDIDDEELKKVSKFRSSQRIPAVVWRHTKNGAVVARCSQPEVGWFGWRGEEDEKLLQLISKSIDSSKQEKKVGFGLVIVLFVTLRFFLQVLILDARSYAIAVANRARGGGCECPEYYSNCEIQFMNLANIHSIRKSFQALRLLCTSSSDQTWHSQLENTKWLQHMSGLMKAAVTLVTAVDSDARSVMVHCSDGWDRTPQIVALAELLLDPYYRTVDGFRVLIEREWLAFGHKFADRCGHSTGSEDLNERCPVFLQWLDCVHQLLKQFPCDFEFSEAYLVKLAQHIYSNLFGTFLCNTLQDRLKIVNNRTFSVWEFLNSPRFKNHLYEPSGNFTTPKVIWPQTNVRDLYLWREVYLGTMEANFRAECGSESCPGPPDILAYHMTKTRSYNDLAAMSDCYQGHFRRSSDPSLNIEKKLNSVSLQEAQQPSLTHENGVQAPKDASELEESADFAFEKVATKAAAEEEPLQNGHGDVAKEITNGGSVNGEEELLNGDPFLFDNVVTADVKSVVDNGERDVTDCGRTKIDEEEVVDESVAFCGERCVESEPIPVPSKRDASDKSIETSSETLVLDNMLCSSSPRDINGFEKINAPSLPIDIPTSKRSCDNGGVISLNSNHFAEQLNLSSSELSNSPLFSRTSSSNGWDNTLSSLQRQNTCQYVQYHLGEDGLIPLRSYIQERITKIIEEGKKKEEKLEKEIHTYRQVLINQWCLKCCGEKIDDNGSVIESVGSAGEGEASAVESLPSDKSWENLEYAMYSEMQGIKWVPDHAVTRCTNCNIKFWIGKRKHHCRKCGNIFCADCSENSTPLPSEQLYDPVRVCTGCYNKLQRDCTEMPSQCKQGACAQTTNNTQIAASSN from the exons ATGGGTTCGAATAAAAGGGTGTTTTTTCGAAATGTTCTCATTAG gaGAACCATGGACAACACAGATCAGCCCAATTCCATCTGCCAGGTGGAACGCATCGAGATGTACCAGTTACCCCCCACAGATCCGAAGCTCTCCCTCCCGTTCAACCTCCTCGAAGGGGAGGCTGTAGAGCATCACGGTACATCCAGGGACGGCCTCATCCTGATCACGAACTACAGGCTGTACCTCCAGATAACCAGGAACCATCACCACGTGCCCCTGGGGCTCATCGAGACAGTCGAGCAGAAAGAACTTTTCTATTTGTACATAGGCTGCAAGGATTGCAGGACGTATAA GTGCACGTTTGAGAATAACGAATCTTGCCTGGAGTGGTACGATAAGATACTTAAGGCTGCCGAGCCCCCCAAACAGCTGAATCAGCTGTTTGCGTTCTTCCACTTTGCCCATTTCAAAGGCAGCGAGGATCGAGTCCAGAAGCCTTATTGCTTCGATTTGAACAGCTTCACGATGGAG aTGGAAAGACTGCAGTTTGAGAAATCGTTGTGGAGGATAAGCAGGGTGAACGTGAATTACGAGGTTTGCTCCTCGTATCCCCCATACCTTCTGGTGCCCAAAGATATCGACGATGAAGAACTGAAGAAGGTGTCAAAATTCAGGAGTTCCCAAAGGATCCCGGCTGTGGTTTGGAG GCACACTAAAAATGGGGCTGTTGTTGCCAGATGTAGTCAACCGGAGGTCGGTTGGTTCGGATGGAGGGGCGAAGAAGACGAGAAGCTGTTACAGTTGATCTCCAAGAGTATAGACAGCAGTAAACAGGAGAAGAAGGTTGGTTTTGGACTGGTTATCGTCTTGTTTGTAACCTTGAGGTTTTTTTTGCAGGTTTTGATCTTGGACGCTCGTTCCTACGCCATCGCTGTCGCCAATAGGGCCAGAGGTGGGGGTTGTGAGTGTCCCGAGTACTACTCGAACTGCGAGATACAATTTATGAACCTGGCCAATATACATTCCATCCGTAAGAGTTTCCAGGCTTTGAGACTGCTGTGCACCTCCAGCTCTGATCAAAC GTGGCACAGCCAACTTGAGAACACGAAGTGGCTGCAGCACATGTCCGGTCTGATGAAGGCGGCCGTAACCTTGGTCACAGCGGTAGATTCCGACGCCAGGTCGGTCATGGTGCATTGTTCCGACGGTTGGGACAGGACCCCACAGATTGTGGCTCTTGCGGAGCTTCTACTGGACCCTTATTACAGGACGGTGGAT GGTTTTCGTGTACTCATCGAGAGAGAATGGTTGGCCTTCGGTCACAAATTCGCAGATCGTTGTGGACATTCCACCGGTAGCGAGGACCTTAACGAGAGGTGTCCGGTGTTCTTGCAATGGCTGGATTGCGTCCATCAACTGTTGAAACAGTTCCCCTGCGATTTCGAATTTTCCGAAGCTTATTTG GTTAAACTGGCACAACACATATACTCCAATCTGTTCGGTACGTTCCTGTGCAACACCCTCCAGGACAGACTGAAGATCGTCAACAACAGGACTTTTTCCGTTTGGGAGTTCCTGAATTCCCCCAGGTTCAAAAATCACCTGTACGAACCATCCGGCAACTTTACCACACCGAAG GTCATATGGCCCCAGACCAACGTCAGAGACCTCTATCTGTGGAGGGAGGTTTATCTGGGGACTATGGAGGCTAATTTCAGGGCCGAGTGCGGCTCCGAGTCCTGCCCCGGACCGCCCGACATCCTGGCCTATCACATGACCAAGACCAGGTCGTATAACGACCTGGCAGCCATGTCCGATTGTTACCAGGGTCACTTTAGACGAAGCAGCGATCCTAGTTTGAATATCGAAAA GAAGCTGAACTCGGTGTCGCTCCAGGAGGCGCAGCAGCCGTCCCTGACGCACGAGAACGGCGTCCAGGCGCCGAAGGACGCCTCCGAGCTGGAGGAATCGGCTGATTTCGCGTTCGAGAAGGTGGCGACCAAGGCGGCGGCGGAGGAGGAGCCGCTGCAGAACGGTCACGGGGACGTCGCGAAGGAGATCACGAACGGAGGTTCCGTGAACGGAGAGGAAGAGCTGTTGAACGGCGATCCTTTCCTTTTTGACAACGTGGTGACGGCGGACGTCAAGAGTGTCGTCGATAACGGGGAGCGCGACGTTACCGACTGCGGTAGAACTAAGATTGATGAGGAGGAGGTGGTGGACGAGAGTGTCGCGTTTTGTGGCGAGAGGTGCGTGGAGTCCGAGCCCATACCGGTGCCCTCGAAGAGGGACGCGTCCGATAAGTCGATCGAGACCAGTTCGGAGACTCTTGTTTTGGACAATATGTTGTGTAG TTCATCGCCCAGAGATATAAACGGATTCGAAAAAATCAATGCACCCTCGCTGCCCATCGATATACCCACGAGTAAAAGGAGCTGTGATAACGGCGGCGTTATTAGCTTAAACAG TAACCATTTCGCCGAACAATTGAACCTGAGCTCTTCGGAACTGTCCAATTCTCCTTTGTTCTCGAGGACGTCCAGCAGCAACGGCTGGGACAACACGCTGAGCAGCCTGCAGAGGCAGAACACCTGCCAGTACGTCCAGTACCACCTGGGGGAAGACGGACTGATACCCCTCAGGTCCTACATACAGGAGAGGATAACGAAGATCATCGAGGAGGGAAAG AAGAAGGAGGAGAAGCTGGAGAAGGAGATACACACCTACAGGCAGGTCCTGATCAACCAGTGGTGTCTCAAGTGCTGCGGCGAGAAGATCGACGACAAC GGGTCGGTTATTGAGTCTGTTGGTTCGGCAGGTGAGGGCGAGGCCTCCGCTGTGGAATCCCTACCGTCAGACAAGTCGTGGGAGAACCTCGAGTACGCCATGTACAGCGAGATGCAGGGGATCAAGTGGGTGCCAGATCACGCGGTCACCAGATGTACGAACTGCAACATCAAGTTTTGGATAGGGAAGAGGAAGCACCACTGTAG AAAATGCGGTAACATATTCTGCGCGGACTGTTCGGAGAACAGCACCCCCTTACCCTCGGAGCAGCTCTACGACCCGGTGCGGGTGTGCACGGGCTGTTACAACAAACTACAAAGAGACTGTACAGAGATGCCGAGTCAATGCAAGCAGGGCGCGTGCGCCCAGACGACAAACAACACCCAGATCGCGGCGTCGAGCAACTAA